The DNA window CCTGGCGCTGGGGGGATACATCATCCTGCTGATCGCGGCGTTCTTCTTCGGCGATACGGTCGTCAGCTACTTCTGCCTGCCGGTGGTCCGCGCGCTGGGCGAGAACAACATCAATACCCAGCTCATCGTCGACGAAGCCGGCGAAGGGTTCATGGTGTTCATCCAGATCAGCATGATCAGCGCGGCCGCTGTCGGTGCCCCCTGGATTGCCTATCAGATCTGGCAGTTCGTCGCCGCGGGCCTCTACCCGCACGAGCGCAAGTACGTCACCAAGTTTCTGCCGCTGAGCATCGCATTGCTGATCGCCGGCATGCTGTTCGTCTACTTCCTAATCCTGCCCTGGACGTTGTCATTCCTCGTCGGCTTTAACAACAATTTTCAGATCCCCGGCAGTTTTGTCGACGCAGAAACGCCCCCGGCTTTCGTCGACAGCAGCAGCAATCCGATCAAGTTCCCCAGCTTTCAGGGCAACCCCAAATCGGCAGCCAACGGCGATGTCTGGTACGACGCCAAGCTCAAACGGCTGAAAGTCTACGTGGACAGCCAGGTGCGAACGATCTCCGTCAACGGCAATAACCTGTTGGCGACCGAGATCAAGCTGTCGAGCTACATCGACCTGGTGATGTCGTCGCTGCTGATCTTCGGGATCTCGTTCCAGTTGCCGCTGGTCGTGCTCGCGGTCGCCCGCATTGGCGTGGTGCCGCTGGAGACGCTCAAGGCGATCCGGCAGTACGTCTACTTCACCCTCGCGATCGCCGCGGCGGTGATCACCCCCGGCGGCGACATCCCGTCCATGCTCGGGCTCACCGTGCCCCTGATCCTGCTCTACGAGCTGGGCATCTGGCTGGCAAGCATGAAGCCCAAGACGATCCAGCCGGCGTAGCGGTTTCGGCCGACAGGCTCGGCAGCCAAGCCGACGAGAACACAAAGGCGCGAAGGCACGAAGGAGACGCGAAGGCCAAGTCTGAGTTGAGGTCTTTCTTCGCGTTTCTTCGTGCCTTCGCGACTTCGCGTTCTCTTCGTCTTCGCAGCAGCTCGGCCACGCCGATGCCTACGACCGGCTTATCGGGCCGTGCCTGCTCTCGTTCGTGGCCCTTAACACCTCGCAACTTCGTTTCATCGTCTTTCTGTACCGCAAGTTGCGGTCCCTCCCCTTGCTGCCGATACTAAGATGGACAAGTAGGGCAGTTTAGAGAGACTCCGCAATGATTCATCCCTGGCACGACGTCAACCCCGGCGAGGACATCCCGCAGGCGTTTAACACGATTATTGAGATCCCGTTCGGGT is part of the Humisphaera borealis genome and encodes:
- the tatC gene encoding twin-arginine translocase subunit TatC, translating into MAVATQQLADKNAAKAKINPDDYRMTLGEHLEELRVRLFLALGGYIILLIAAFFFGDTVVSYFCLPVVRALGENNINTQLIVDEAGEGFMVFIQISMISAAAVGAPWIAYQIWQFVAAGLYPHERKYVTKFLPLSIALLIAGMLFVYFLILPWTLSFLVGFNNNFQIPGSFVDAETPPAFVDSSSNPIKFPSFQGNPKSAANGDVWYDAKLKRLKVYVDSQVRTISVNGNNLLATEIKLSSYIDLVMSSLLIFGISFQLPLVVLAVARIGVVPLETLKAIRQYVYFTLAIAAAVITPGGDIPSMLGLTVPLILLYELGIWLASMKPKTIQPA